From the genome of Desulfovibrio sp. JY:
CACGTAACGCGGCGCGACGTCCGGTTAAGTTCATAAAAGACGGAACAACGATGTCCTGGTGCGCCCAATGCGGAGAGCCGGCTGCCCCCTTACCTGTCATGGAGATAGACCCGGTCGAACCCATGACCAGAGAATCGCAGAGTATTACCAGACCACGACAGCGGTTGGTGACAGTCATAGGGGCATCGACTGTTAGTGATCCATACCGAACAACCTGAATCGGGCCGTCCAGTGTCGTGGGGAGGCTGGTCGCGCTGTTGATGGTCACGTCGCCCGCCGAGCGGTACAGTGCAAAAAGGGTGGCGATGTTGGTCAAGGGGATAGTTTGCCGCCAACCCTTCGGATAATGCACGCCCATTATCTTTCAACTCCGCTGGCTACGAAGGACACCGCAGCCACGTCTGATTGCACACGGATTTTATCCGGCGTGGCAGATGCCGCCAGAAAGATTTTTGTGTCAATGTGGACGGATTCAGCTGGGGCTATGCTCCCGAGCCAAAGGGTTCCGAGCGTGGCGTCATTCGAGTCGGCAAGCGTCACGGATACGGCGGCCATACTTTCAGAGTCCGTATTACAGATGATAAAACCAGCAATGCCAACGGAGAGGCTACCGCTCGGAACGACCAGATCAGTGACCGTATTCGCGGCGACCGATGCAAGAGG
Proteins encoded in this window:
- a CDS encoding amidohydrolase, which produces MILRNWPLASVAANTVTDLVVPSGSLSVGIAGFIICNTDSESMAAVSVTLADSNDATLGTLWLGSIAPAESVHIDTKIFLAASATPDKIRVQSDVAAVSFVASGVER